The nucleotide sequence ATGACGAACTCGCGCATCGATTCGAACTCGCGGCCCTGCCCTCTCAATCGCATGCGCCGCAGGCCCGGCTCCGGGCGGCGATTGCGGTGCGCGTAAATCTCGTGCTTCTTCGCTTCACGAATGTCCGGGTAGACTTTAACGGATTGCGCCGTGTCGTAAGTAAACTGCTTCCAGAGCAGGCCGAGACGAGAGCGAAAACGCACCGCCGTCTTGCCGAACTCATAACTGCCGCGCGCCGTCGGGATCAGCCGATAACGCCAGGCGCGCGAGCGATTTGGCGTCACCGTCAAGCGCACTTCGCGTGGTTCAGCCAGCTCCATTTGTGGCGGGTACTCATCTTTGACGACGAAGGTGACTTTGCGCGGCGCGCGGTTGGTGATCTTGAGCGCGACTTCATTCTCGGCGCCCATCGAGAAACGATCTTCGACACTGCGAGCGAGGCGAAAGGCGCTCGCCTTCTCAGAAACTAGATAATCGCCGATGGCAGCGGCGAACAGCGCGACATCATAGAGCAGCGTGAAATAGAGGATGTCGCGGTCAATCCAACCGAGCGCCAGCAGCACAAGCCCGAGCGCCAACAGCACGATGAATCGTTTCGTGAAGACGAATCTCAAAACCAGTAGTCCTCGTTAATGCTTCCCTGCTCTAGCCCGCGGAGCAATTCGGCAACGCTCGCGAACTGCGCGATGGTGTGCACGGCGGCCATGATCTGGTAAGGCAATTCCAAACGGCGCGCGGCCTCATGCGCGACAACCCACATCTCTTCCTCGACCTCTTCGGCATTGGGCGTGGTGCTGAATTCGCCCTCAATCGGGTAGGCGAAGGTGATCATGTGATAGACAGGGCCGGCGTGCGCGCTGGTATTGATGTCACGCAAAGGCACGAGGCGGTCGCAATCGATATCGATGCCGATCTCCTCAAAGACTTCGCGCGCCGCCGTCGCCTTTATGTCAACGTCGCCCACATCGCGGCGTCCTCCCGGAAAGACAAAGGCGCCGGGGTAGTAACGAAAGTGCGCGGGCCGCCGGCTCAGATAGACTTCGATGCCCTGAGGCGAATCTCTGACGAAAGCCACAGCCGCCGCCGGTATCGGATGCTCGCGCATAAGCGTTCTGAGAGCGAAGTCATGAGCAGGGAGAATCTTTTCATCACCCATGACTACGCACGGCTATCTTGGTACATCGATTCCCGCGATGACTTCATCGAGGACTTGATCGGGCGTCGCACCTTCGATCTCGGCTTCCGAGCGCAAGACGATGCGGTGGCGCAGGACGGGCCGGGTCATCTCTTTGACATCGTCGGGGGTGACGAACGTGCGCCCGCGCATGGCCGCCAGCGCCTTTGTGCATAACAGCAGAGCGACAGCGGCGCGCGGGCTGGCCCCCCAAGAGATGTTCAGCGTGTTGCGCGTGGCGCGAATCAACGAGACGATGTAACGCAGCACGCCTTCCTCGACCGTCACATTCCGCACTTCGGCGCGGCATTCGAGCAAGAGCGCCGAGTCGTTGATGGGTTGGATGAAGAGATCATCAAGGCGGCGAGCATTGAAGCCGGCATTCCAGTTCGCGACGACGCGCAGCTCTTCATCAGCGCCCGGATAATCGACCAGGATTTTCAGCATGAAGCGGTCGAGCTGCGCCTCTGGAAGCGGGTAAGTCCCCTCGTACTCAATAGGATTCTGCGTGGCCAGCACGGTGAACATCGGCGACAGCTTATGGATCTCGCCATCAATAGTGACCTGCCGCTCTTCCATGGCTTCGAGCAGGGCGGCCTGCGTCTTGGGCGGCGTGCGGTTGATCTCGTCTGCGAGCAGCAAGTCAGTGAAAATCGGCCCGTGCCGCAGGGTGAAGGTCGAGGTCGCCATATTGAATATGTTGGTGCCGGTGACATCGGCGGGCATCAAATCGGGAGTGAACTGGATGCGTCCGAACTGCGCGCCGATGGCGCGCGCCAGCACTTTGACCAGCAAGGTCTTGGCGGTGCCGGGGACGCCCTCGATCAGCGCATGCCCCTCGGTGAGCAGGGCGACGAGAACCTGCTCGATGACGGTGTCCTGACCGACGATGGCTTTGCGCACTTCGCCTTTGAGGTGTTCGACAATGGCGTTGACAGACTGAGGCAATGGACAGTCCTCCAAATCTCGCATGCGTTCTGTGATGATGCGTATGGGCGAATCGAAACTGCCGCTCGCCGGTTGCTGCCAAAGAAATCGACAGCACAAGAATAATCGCTTGCCGGCGGTCTCGCAAACCTTAACGCGGGTTTGTGCGCTTGCATCTTGCGCTAAGGCTTGGTGTCGGGCGACTCACGCGCCTGCGGTGTGGGCATCCGGCTTGCTTGTACTTATGCGTGATGCCAGGCATAAAATAAGTGATTGATGGTTCGGGAAAGTTGTGCCAAGTATGAAATGCCGTTCAAGTTATTCATCAGCCATTCCCTTGCAGGTGTTAGAAAGAAATATGTTGCTTCGAAATGCAAAAGGTGTTAGAGTCCGAAACTGTCACAATGAACCAACCCCAATCCGGTTCAGACAGCCCCGCACTTTAATGCAATCGAGTCTCTTTCGCAGGACGCTCTCGCACTGTCTTCCTCATCCGAGAGCAGGTAAATCGCAATGATTAAGTTTGGGACATCCGGTTGGCGAGCAATCATCGCCGATGAGTTTACGTTTGCGGCAGTGCGCCGTGTGACTCAAGCCATTGCCAACCATTTGCAGTCGGAGGCTGCCGGTTCAAAAGTCATCGTCGGATACGACACGCGCTTTATGGCGGAAGCGTTTGCGGCAGAGGCAGCAAACATTCTGGCAGCGAAGGGCTTTCAACCGCTGCTATGTGACCGCCCGACGCCGACGCCGGCCATTGCCTACGCGATACGTGCGCAGCGCGCCAGTGGCGGGATCAACTTCACTGCCAGCCATAACCCGCCGCAATATTGCGGCATGAAGTTTTCAACCGCCGACGGCGCGCCGGCGCTGCCCGAAGTGACCGGCGCCATCGAGCGTGAGATTCGGCGGCTCGGCGAAGGCGAAAGTGGTGCGGGTTCAAGGTCAGACGCGGTTGAAAGCCTGTCACTGGTTGACGATTACCTCGGCGACCTGGGGACGAAGATAGATTTTGGGGCGATTGCCAGCGCTGGCCTGCGCGTCGTCTACGATCCGCTGTGGGGCACCGGGCGCGGCTACTTGAACAAAGCGCTCGCCGACATCGGCTGCGAAGTGGTGATGCTGCACGACTGGCGCGATGTTTATTTCGGCGGCCACAGTCCAGAGCCTGACGAAGAGTACCTGCACGAGATGCGCGACCGCGTTGTCAGCGGCGGTTATCATCTCGGCGTTTCGACGGATGGTGACGCCGACCGCTTCGGCATATTGGATCGAGACGGGACGTTTATTTCGCCGAATCAGGTGATCGCCCTGCTGGTGGATTACCTGGCTGAATCGCGCGGCTGGACAGACGCCGTCGCCCGTTCGGTGGCGACAACGCACCTTGTAGATCGCGTCGCCGAGAAACGTGGGATTAAGGTTTACGAAACGCCGGTCGGCTTCAAGTTTATCGGGCAGTTGATCACCGAAGACAAGATCGGCATCGGCGGCGAAGAGAGCGCGGGGCTTTCTATCCGCGGACACTTCCCTGAAAAGGACGGCATACTGGCTTGCCTGCTGGTTGCCGAAATGGTCGCTCGACGCGGCGTCAGCGTTGGCGAGATGGTGGCCGGGATTTACAAAGACGTTGGCAAGCTGGTAAACGGGCGCGTCGGGGTTCGCTTGACGGCAGAGTTACAAAAGGCGCTGCCTGAAAAGCTTGCAAGCGGGCCGGCGGAATTCGGCGGTCGCCGGGTCGAGACAGTCAGCCGTGTGGACGGAGCGAAGTTTATTCTTGAAGATGGGTCATGGTTGTTGATGCGCCCGTCGGGAACCGAACCGCTGGTTCGGGTTTATGCAGAGGCGTCGAACGAGCAAAAATTGGAGGTGCTACTTGAGTCAGGCCGCAAATACATTCTTAGTCAATCGCATTAACGCGACGACGAAGTCCCATCCGGCAGCGAAAAGAGGCATTCGTATGCATCGCGCTTTCGACAGTGTCGTCCTGGCCGTGATCCTCGCGGCTTGCGGCATCTGTGGGTCGTACTACCTGAGAACGCGGACCGAATTCAGCGCCGCTTTAAGCAAGAAGGAGGTCGCCACAGAGCGGCTCGCCCGTGTGACGAGCGATGTCGAGCGATTAGAGCGTGATGTGCAGCGATTGCGCACGGATGCCAAAGCCTTCGAGGAGCTAGCGCGACACAAGTTCGGTTTTGTCCGCGAGGGCGATGTAGTCATCAAGCTGGCGCAGAGCGGCAATGACGATACAGGATCATCTCCGGTGCAGGAGGTTCGGCTGGCAAACTTGACACCGCAAGCGGCGACCGGCTATACTGGCCTTTCTCATTAGAGTGATTAGATTTATCGCGGGGTGGAGCAGTCTGGTAGCTCGTTGGGCTCATAACCCAAAGGTCGCAGGTTCAAATCCTGCCCCCGCAACCAATATCGGGCGGCGCAAGCCGCCCATTTTCTTTGGGTTACAGCCGCTTCGTTTATCCCACCTGATACTCACCGTTGTAAATTCCAGCCTCTAGGTAACGGCTTAGGTAACAAAACTCAGTTGACCGCCTCGCTGTGCAGGATGCCACTGTCGCCGATAATCACCCGCACAAGGATGCTGGTCGTCTCTTCGTCCACGATCCTTTCGGTATGGTCGTAAACGTCTTCGGTTGTCGAACGCCGCGCGTGGCCTAACGCCCGTTGCGCCACTTCAATGTCGCCGGTCTGCTCGTGCAGCACCGTCGCCGCCGTGTGACGCAGGATGTGCAGGCCATACTTGCGATCTTCGCGCTTGATCTTCAATTCATCCATCACCGGGTACAAGACCCGCTTGCGAAAGTTGCCCGGCTCCAACGGCCCGCCTACCGCATTGGGAAAGATGAAGTCCTCATCTTTGGAGAATGCGG is from Blastocatellia bacterium and encodes:
- a CDS encoding NUDIX domain-containing protein, with amino-acid sequence MREHPIPAAAVAFVRDSPQGIEVYLSRRPAHFRYYPGAFVFPGGRRDVGDVDIKATAAREVFEEIGIDIDCDRLVPLRDINTSAHAGPVYHMITFAYPIEGEFSTTPNAEEVEEEMWVVAHEAARRLELPYQIMAAVHTIAQFASVAELLRGLEQGSINEDYWF
- a CDS encoding MoxR family ATPase, with the protein product MRDLEDCPLPQSVNAIVEHLKGEVRKAIVGQDTVIEQVLVALLTEGHALIEGVPGTAKTLLVKVLARAIGAQFGRIQFTPDLMPADVTGTNIFNMATSTFTLRHGPIFTDLLLADEINRTPPKTQAALLEAMEERQVTIDGEIHKLSPMFTVLATQNPIEYEGTYPLPEAQLDRFMLKILVDYPGADEELRVVANWNAGFNARRLDDLFIQPINDSALLLECRAEVRNVTVEEGVLRYIVSLIRATRNTLNISWGASPRAAVALLLCTKALAAMRGRTFVTPDDVKEMTRPVLRHRIVLRSEAEIEGATPDQVLDEVIAGIDVPR
- a CDS encoding phosphoglucomutase/phosphomannomutase family protein; protein product: MIKFGTSGWRAIIADEFTFAAVRRVTQAIANHLQSEAAGSKVIVGYDTRFMAEAFAAEAANILAAKGFQPLLCDRPTPTPAIAYAIRAQRASGGINFTASHNPPQYCGMKFSTADGAPALPEVTGAIEREIRRLGEGESGAGSRSDAVESLSLVDDYLGDLGTKIDFGAIASAGLRVVYDPLWGTGRGYLNKALADIGCEVVMLHDWRDVYFGGHSPEPDEEYLHEMRDRVVSGGYHLGVSTDGDADRFGILDRDGTFISPNQVIALLVDYLAESRGWTDAVARSVATTHLVDRVAEKRGIKVYETPVGFKFIGQLITEDKIGIGGEESAGLSIRGHFPEKDGILACLLVAEMVARRGVSVGEMVAGIYKDVGKLVNGRVGVRLTAELQKALPEKLASGPAEFGGRRVETVSRVDGAKFILEDGSWLLMRPSGTEPLVRVYAEASNEQKLEVLLESGRKYILSQSH
- a CDS encoding septum formation initiator family protein — protein: MHRAFDSVVLAVILAACGICGSYYLRTRTEFSAALSKKEVATERLARVTSDVERLERDVQRLRTDAKAFEELARHKFGFVREGDVVIKLAQSGNDDTGSSPVQEVRLANLTPQAATGYTGLSH